From one Nitrosococcus halophilus Nc 4 genomic stretch:
- the lepA gene encoding translation elongation factor 4, producing the protein MKNIRNFSIIAHIDHGKSTIADRFIQLCGGLSEREMAQQVLDSMDLERERGITIKAQSVSLSYRGRNGELYYLNFIDTPGHVDFSYEVSRSLAACEGALLVVDASQGVEAQSVANCYTAIEQGLEVVPVLNKIDLPSAEPERVCQEIEEIIGLDASDALQVSAKTGQGIEELLEALVTRIPPPQGDPAEPLRALIIDSWFDNYLGVISLVRVIDGTLKSKDKIKVMSTGHHYQVEKVGLFTPKRKDIEQLSAGGVGYVIAGIKDVDGAPVGDTLTYVDRPAAKPLPGFKAVKPQVFSGLFPVNSDDYGDLREALAKLRLNDAALFYEPETSQALGFGFRCGFLGMLHMEIVQERLEREYGLNLITTAPTVVYEVLTSKGEVLPIDNPSALLEPGHIAEIREPIIQADILVPQQHVGAVIGLCEEKRGVQKRLQYLGNQILLNYELPLSEVVLDFFERLKSVSRGYASLDYHFMRFQAADLVKLDLLINGERVDALSLIVHRDQAYYRGRELAEKMRELIPRQLFDVAIQAAIGTHVVARTTVKALRKNVTAKCYGGDITRKRKLLEKQKAGKKRMKQVGSVEIPQEAFLAVLKVGKKP; encoded by the coding sequence ATGAAAAATATTCGAAACTTCTCCATTATTGCCCATATTGATCACGGCAAATCCACAATTGCCGACCGCTTCATACAGCTCTGCGGTGGCCTGAGTGAACGTGAAATGGCCCAACAGGTGTTGGATTCTATGGATCTTGAACGTGAGCGGGGTATCACTATCAAGGCCCAGAGTGTTTCCTTGAGTTACCGCGGGCGAAATGGAGAGCTTTATTACCTCAACTTTATCGATACGCCGGGACATGTGGATTTTTCCTATGAAGTATCGCGTTCCCTAGCTGCCTGCGAGGGGGCTTTACTGGTGGTTGATGCTTCTCAAGGAGTTGAAGCCCAGAGCGTTGCCAATTGCTATACGGCGATTGAGCAGGGCTTAGAAGTGGTGCCAGTACTGAATAAGATTGACCTTCCTTCGGCAGAGCCAGAGCGAGTATGTCAAGAAATTGAAGAGATTATCGGCTTAGATGCAAGCGATGCCTTGCAAGTGAGTGCCAAAACAGGGCAAGGGATCGAAGAGCTTCTAGAAGCGCTGGTCACCCGCATCCCCCCACCCCAGGGTGATCCAGCGGAACCTTTGCGGGCACTGATTATCGATTCCTGGTTTGATAATTACTTGGGCGTGATTTCTCTGGTGCGGGTCATCGATGGCACGCTTAAATCTAAAGATAAAATCAAGGTCATGTCCACTGGCCACCACTATCAAGTAGAGAAAGTAGGGTTGTTCACCCCCAAGCGTAAGGATATTGAGCAGCTCTCTGCAGGGGGGGTCGGTTATGTGATTGCGGGGATCAAGGATGTGGATGGGGCACCGGTGGGGGATACTCTGACCTATGTCGATCGGCCCGCTGCTAAACCGTTGCCGGGATTTAAGGCTGTCAAGCCCCAGGTTTTCTCCGGCCTGTTCCCCGTTAACTCGGATGATTACGGGGATCTCCGAGAGGCGCTTGCTAAACTTCGTCTTAACGATGCTGCTTTATTCTATGAGCCCGAGACGTCCCAGGCCTTAGGGTTTGGTTTTCGGTGTGGCTTTCTAGGCATGCTGCATATGGAGATTGTGCAAGAGCGGCTGGAGCGAGAATACGGCCTCAATCTCATTACCACCGCGCCCACCGTGGTTTATGAAGTATTAACTTCTAAGGGCGAGGTGTTGCCCATTGATAATCCCTCCGCTTTGCTAGAACCTGGGCATATTGCCGAGATTCGTGAGCCCATTATTCAGGCCGATATTTTGGTGCCTCAACAGCATGTGGGGGCGGTGATTGGTCTGTGCGAGGAGAAGCGAGGGGTACAAAAGCGGCTGCAGTATTTAGGGAACCAAATTCTACTTAATTATGAGTTGCCACTTAGTGAGGTGGTGCTTGATTTCTTTGAACGACTCAAGTCGGTGAGCCGTGGCTATGCTTCCCTGGATTACCATTTCATGCGCTTCCAAGCTGCGGATCTGGTTAAATTGGATTTGTTGATTAATGGGGAGCGGGTGGATGCGCTTTCGCTGATTGTTCATCGGGATCAGGCCTATTATCGAGGGCGGGAATTGGCTGAAAAGATGAGAGAACTCATTCCTCGGCAGCTATTTGATGTGGCTATTCAGGCGGCTATCGGAACCCATGTGGTGGCGCGCACTACGGTGAAAGCCTTGCGTAAAAATGTGACGGCGAAATGTTATGGTGGTGATATTACCCGTAAGCGCAAGCTACTAGAAAAGCAAAAAGCAGGTAAAAAACGCATGAAGCAGGTAGGATCAGTGGAAATCCCCCAAGAGGCATTTTTGGCGGTGTTGAAAGTGGGAAAAAAGCCTTGA
- the lepB gene encoding signal peptidase I — protein sequence MNFDFPTIMLIAAVITGMIWALDAWLWAPARREVVARKTASEGASKADLKELNKEPVLVEYARSFFPIIIVVLVLRSFLVEPFRIPSGSMIPTLMVGDFILVNKFVYGIRLPVINKKIIEMGKPQRGDVAVFRYPKDPTVDYIKRVVGLPGDRIGYFNKTIYVNGKPVPQETIGPYYQDAHSHSQPAELRAEHLGDGQHRIVVEPGASLVEGQYIVPEGHYFMMGDNRDRSNDSRFWGVVPEENLVGKAFMVWMSWQWDQGGIIWDRIGESIQ from the coding sequence ATGAATTTCGATTTTCCTACAATAATGCTGATTGCTGCTGTAATCACCGGCATGATTTGGGCTTTGGATGCTTGGCTGTGGGCACCTGCACGGCGCGAAGTCGTGGCTAGGAAAACAGCTTCAGAGGGGGCGAGTAAAGCTGACTTAAAAGAGCTCAACAAGGAACCGGTGTTGGTAGAATATGCCCGTTCCTTTTTTCCTATTATTATTGTTGTATTAGTGCTGCGTTCATTTTTGGTAGAGCCTTTCCGCATCCCTTCGGGATCGATGATTCCAACCCTTATGGTAGGGGATTTTATCCTGGTCAATAAATTCGTTTATGGAATCCGTTTGCCTGTTATTAATAAAAAGATTATTGAGATGGGTAAACCGCAGCGGGGTGATGTGGCGGTTTTTCGTTATCCGAAAGACCCCACTGTCGATTATATTAAGCGGGTAGTCGGATTGCCTGGGGATCGTATCGGCTACTTTAATAAAACTATTTATGTGAATGGCAAGCCCGTGCCCCAGGAAACTATCGGGCCTTACTATCAAGATGCACATTCCCATAGTCAGCCTGCTGAACTTCGGGCAGAGCACTTGGGAGATGGCCAACATCGGATTGTAGTCGAGCCTGGGGCAAGCTTGGTGGAAGGTCAATATATTGTCCCCGAAGGCCATTATTTTATGATGGGGGACAACCGGGATCGGAGTAACGATAGTCGTTTTTGGGGGGTTGTGCCTGAAGAGAATTTAGTGGGTAAGGCCTTTATGGTGTGGATGAGCTGGCAGTGGGATCAGGGAGGAATTATCTGGGACCGTATCGGAGAATCTATTCAATAA
- a CDS encoding DUF4845 domain-containing protein, producing the protein MPDRKQQEGMGFLGWLFMLALLALLGLGVLRLFPLYVEYFSVKTSLEGLAKQSELHEMSHAEIRNILLRRLDINEVDRVSKENIDIAKTRNTLTVAVDYEVRTPFLGNIDLVVHFNRAIEVPAR; encoded by the coding sequence ATGCCTGATAGAAAACAACAAGAGGGTATGGGCTTTCTAGGCTGGCTTTTTATGCTGGCCTTATTGGCTTTGTTGGGGCTAGGAGTATTGCGTCTTTTTCCCCTCTACGTGGAATATTTTAGTGTAAAAACTTCTTTAGAAGGTCTGGCCAAGCAGTCCGAGTTGCATGAAATGAGCCATGCTGAGATTCGTAACATTTTGCTTCGGCGGCTAGATATTAATGAGGTGGATCGTGTTTCCAAGGAAAATATTGACATTGCTAAAACCCGTAATACATTAACCGTTGCCGTCGATTATGAAGTGCGCACCCCTTTTCTGGGGAATATTGACTTGGTAGTGCATTTCAACCGTGCCATCGAGGTTCCCGCACGTTGA
- the rnc gene encoding ribonuclease III → MIDGLRRLCGKLGYRFTEPALLRCAITHRSAAKENNERLEFLGDSILNFLIAEFLYIRFPKAQEGKLSRLRATLVKGETLAELARELEIGDHLILGPGELKSGGYRRTSILADAFEAVIGAVYLDGGLEACRKLVASLYEDRLEALTSEVLLKDPKTRLQEYLQARQLPLPDYRVSAVRGEAHDQVFQVECIINDTFPSVVGTGRSRRKAEQDAATQALELLQTAGENMNA, encoded by the coding sequence TTGATTGACGGTTTGAGGCGATTGTGTGGAAAGTTAGGCTATCGTTTTACAGAGCCGGCTTTATTGCGCTGCGCTATCACCCACCGTAGCGCTGCCAAGGAGAACAACGAGCGCCTGGAATTCCTGGGGGATTCTATTCTGAATTTTCTGATTGCGGAGTTTCTTTATATACGTTTTCCCAAGGCCCAGGAGGGAAAATTAAGTCGACTTCGGGCGACCCTAGTCAAGGGAGAAACCTTGGCGGAATTAGCCCGGGAACTTGAAATCGGGGATCATTTGATCCTTGGTCCGGGGGAACTGAAAAGTGGCGGCTACCGCCGTACCTCGATATTGGCAGATGCCTTTGAAGCAGTGATAGGAGCGGTGTACCTAGATGGGGGGTTAGAAGCTTGCCGGAAATTAGTGGCCTCTCTTTATGAGGATCGGTTAGAGGCACTGACCAGCGAAGTCCTCCTTAAAGATCCTAAGACTCGTCTCCAGGAGTATTTGCAAGCCCGGCAGCTTCCCCTACCCGATTATCGAGTCAGTGCGGTGAGAGGGGAGGCCCATGATCAGGTTTTTCAGGTTGAGTGCATTATCAACGACACCTTCCCTTCGGTGGTTGGGACGGGGCGTAGTCGCCGCAAGGCCGAACAGGATGCGGCCACCCAAGCTTTAGAGCTGTTGCAGACAGCAGGTGAAAACATGAATGCCTGA
- the era gene encoding GTPase Era has product MPEKMLTQGARCGYVAIIGRPNVGKSSLLNCILGQKISITARRPQTTRHRILGIKTSPDAQAIYVDTPGLQDKERRLMNRYLNRAADSAIEDVDLILFIVEAYRFTEEDERILQRLRRRGVPIVLVLNKVDRVADKKTLLPIMEQLSKKMEFAAIVPVSAWKGDNVAVLEKKVAGLLPEGPMIYPEDQVTDRSERFLAAELIREKLTRHLGQELPYALTVFVESIEEEKNLYRIAATIYVERPGQKAIVIGKKGEGLKRIGYEARLDMERMFGGKVYLELWVKVREGWSDNEHLLRSWGYDSP; this is encoded by the coding sequence ATGCCTGAGAAGATGCTTACCCAAGGTGCTCGTTGCGGCTATGTCGCGATTATCGGCCGTCCCAATGTGGGAAAATCAAGCCTACTCAATTGTATTCTAGGCCAAAAAATCAGTATCACCGCGCGTCGTCCCCAGACCACCCGTCACCGGATTTTAGGGATTAAAACCTCCCCCGATGCACAGGCGATCTATGTGGATACCCCTGGCCTTCAGGATAAAGAGCGCCGACTCATGAACCGGTACCTGAATCGGGCCGCGGATTCTGCCATTGAGGACGTGGATCTCATTTTATTCATAGTCGAAGCTTACCGATTTACCGAGGAGGATGAACGGATCTTGCAGCGATTACGTCGGCGTGGGGTTCCCATCGTTCTAGTGCTCAATAAGGTAGACCGAGTCGCTGATAAAAAAACCTTGCTGCCCATTATGGAGCAGCTTTCTAAGAAAATGGAGTTTGCAGCTATTGTCCCTGTCTCTGCCTGGAAAGGGGATAATGTGGCAGTGCTAGAAAAAAAGGTTGCTGGGCTGTTGCCGGAAGGGCCGATGATATACCCTGAAGATCAGGTGACAGACCGCAGCGAGCGCTTCCTCGCGGCAGAACTTATTCGTGAGAAATTAACGCGCCATTTGGGACAAGAATTACCCTATGCTCTCACGGTATTCGTGGAATCTATAGAGGAAGAAAAGAACCTTTACCGCATTGCTGCGACGATTTATGTTGAGCGCCCTGGGCAGAAAGCTATCGTGATTGGTAAGAAGGGGGAAGGCCTCAAGCGTATTGGTTATGAGGCCCGACTTGATATGGAACGAATGTTTGGAGGTAAGGTTTACTTGGAATTATGGGTCAAAGTTCGCGAAGGGTGGTCGGATAATGAACACTTACTGCGTAGTTGGGGGTACGACAGTCCTTAG
- a CDS encoding HDOD domain-containing protein yields the protein MIQIEQFCTEILEDLNNNHLVLPTLPEVALKIREVVDDPNTSAADVAKIIVTDTALSARLIKIANSPLYRGRHPIDNVQMALARLGITLVRNLVTSLVMEQIFQATSESVDRRMRKLWEQSTQVAAIAYVLATQIDKFKADEALLGGLIHQIGSLPILMRAEDTPELLENETMLDEIITQLSSPLGKAILHSWHFPSELVAVTAEHNNLQRNPKPEPDLVDVVIVAKLQSNLEDMESHEDWHTIPALAKLGFSTDISVINLEENEAEIREVKAMLGG from the coding sequence GTGATACAAATAGAACAATTCTGCACGGAGATCCTTGAAGATTTGAACAACAATCATTTGGTGTTACCCACCTTGCCCGAGGTCGCCCTCAAGATTCGCGAGGTGGTCGACGATCCGAATACTTCGGCAGCCGATGTCGCAAAAATTATTGTCACCGATACGGCCCTCTCGGCTCGTCTGATTAAAATTGCAAATAGCCCCCTCTACCGGGGCCGTCACCCCATTGACAATGTCCAGATGGCTCTAGCTCGCCTAGGAATTACCTTAGTCCGCAACCTCGTGACCAGTTTAGTGATGGAGCAAATATTCCAAGCGACCTCCGAATCCGTGGATCGACGCATGCGCAAACTTTGGGAACAAAGCACCCAGGTAGCCGCCATCGCCTATGTACTTGCCACCCAGATAGACAAGTTTAAAGCTGATGAGGCGCTGCTAGGAGGGCTTATTCATCAGATCGGCTCCCTTCCTATTCTCATGCGGGCTGAAGATACTCCGGAATTGCTAGAAAACGAGACAATGTTGGACGAGATTATTACCCAGCTTTCTAGCCCTCTCGGTAAGGCTATCCTCCATAGTTGGCATTTTCCATCAGAGCTCGTAGCGGTTACCGCCGAACATAATAACCTTCAACGAAACCCCAAACCAGAACCCGATTTAGTGGATGTGGTTATCGTAGCGAAATTACAAAGCAATCTTGAGGATATGGAATCTCATGAAGATTGGCATACTATACCCGCTCTTGCCAAACTAGGCTTTAGTACCGATATTAGCGTCATCAATCTAGAGGAAAACGAAGCTGAGATCCGTGAAGTCAAAGCCATGCTTGGGGGATAA
- the alaC gene encoding alanine transaminase has translation MIREFPRIQRLPPYVFNIVNELKAKARARGEDIIDFGMGNPDRPTPKHIVDKLVEVAQRPDTHRYSVSRGIPRLRRAICQWYRRRYNIALDPESEAIVTIGSKEGLAHLALATLGAGDAVLVPNPAYPIHPYGVVIAGADIRHVPLVPGGDFFAELEKAIKDTWPRPKMLVLNFPANPTAQCVDLSFFEQVIAIAREHKIWVVHDLAYAEIVFDGYFAPSILQVPGAKDIAVEFYSLSKTYNMPGWRVGFMCGNPMLIAALTRMKSYLDYGMFTPIQVAAITALESSQDCVKVICDTYRRRRDVLCQGLASAGWDVDLPKATMFVWAPIPEPFRHLGSLEFSKKLLNEAKVAVSPGVGFGTYGDDFVRFSLIENEHRTRQAIRGIRHMFRQAQ, from the coding sequence TTGATTAGGGAATTTCCGCGTATCCAGCGTCTGCCGCCTTATGTTTTTAATATTGTCAACGAGTTGAAGGCTAAGGCCCGGGCTCGAGGGGAAGACATTATTGATTTTGGGATGGGCAATCCGGATCGACCCACGCCCAAGCATATTGTGGATAAACTGGTGGAGGTTGCGCAGCGCCCAGATACCCACCGTTATTCTGTCTCACGAGGGATTCCTCGACTGCGCCGGGCGATCTGTCAATGGTATCGGCGGCGCTACAATATAGCATTGGATCCTGAAAGCGAAGCCATTGTGACCATTGGCTCTAAGGAAGGACTGGCCCACTTGGCACTGGCTACGCTAGGAGCGGGAGATGCCGTCTTGGTGCCTAATCCCGCTTATCCTATCCACCCTTATGGGGTGGTGATTGCAGGGGCGGATATCCGTCATGTCCCCCTTGTCCCTGGGGGGGATTTCTTTGCTGAATTAGAAAAGGCGATTAAGGATACTTGGCCTCGGCCTAAGATGTTGGTGCTCAACTTTCCTGCCAATCCCACCGCCCAGTGCGTGGATTTATCCTTTTTTGAGCAGGTGATTGCAATTGCTCGTGAGCATAAGATTTGGGTTGTACATGATCTGGCTTATGCCGAGATCGTGTTTGATGGTTACTTTGCGCCCTCGATTTTGCAAGTCCCAGGGGCCAAGGATATCGCTGTAGAGTTTTATTCTTTGTCCAAGACTTACAATATGCCAGGTTGGCGGGTGGGTTTTATGTGTGGCAATCCCATGTTAATAGCCGCGCTGACCCGCATGAAATCCTATTTGGATTATGGCATGTTTACGCCTATTCAAGTGGCGGCCATCACCGCTTTGGAAAGTTCCCAAGACTGTGTAAAAGTGATTTGCGACACTTATCGGAGACGCCGTGATGTACTATGCCAAGGCCTTGCAAGTGCAGGCTGGGATGTGGACCTGCCCAAGGCCACGATGTTTGTCTGGGCGCCCATTCCAGAGCCTTTTCGCCACCTCGGGTCTTTGGAGTTTTCCAAAAAGTTGCTGAATGAGGCTAAAGTAGCGGTGTCGCCTGGCGTTGGGTTTGGGACTTACGGCGATGATTTTGTTCGCTTTAGCTTGATTGAAAATGAACACCGTACCCGCCAGGCCATCCGCGGGATACGGCATATGTTCAGGCAGGCCCAGTGA
- a CDS encoding homoserine dehydrogenase translates to MEPVKVGLLGLGTVGGGTVNVLSRNAEEITRRAGRGIQVCCAATRDPHKVRSCNTEGIWLTTNPHEVVTDPQAEIIVELMGGTDLARTLVLKAIAEGKHVVTANKALIALYGNEIFTAAQKAGVMVAFEAAVGGGIPIIKALREGLAGNHIEWLAGIINGTSNFILTEMRDKGCDFAEALLDAQHRGYAEANPTFDVEGIDAAHKLTILASIAFGIPLQFEQVYTEGIGGMTREDIDYAGQLGYRIKHLGIARRVVGGIELRVHPTLIPYRRLIANVDGVMNAILVKGDAVGPTLYYGPGAGSDPTASAVVADLVDVVRALTSDPENRVPHLAFQPHALAEIPILSMEEVKTAYYLRMRAVDRPGVLAEVTRVFGDQSISIEAILQKEPAAGENHVPIIILTQPVLERNMNEAIRRIEALKSIEGSVTRIRLETLC, encoded by the coding sequence TTGGAACCAGTCAAGGTAGGTTTGCTCGGCTTAGGTACAGTCGGTGGCGGTACAGTTAATGTTCTCTCGCGTAATGCCGAGGAAATTACCCGCCGCGCTGGGCGTGGTATTCAGGTCTGCTGTGCTGCAACCCGTGACCCTCATAAGGTCCGTAGCTGTAATACGGAGGGTATCTGGCTGACGACTAATCCCCATGAAGTGGTGACCGATCCCCAGGCTGAAATTATCGTCGAGCTCATGGGGGGAACCGACTTAGCGCGCACCCTGGTGTTGAAGGCGATTGCCGAGGGTAAGCATGTGGTCACGGCAAATAAGGCGTTAATTGCCCTTTATGGCAACGAGATCTTTACGGCAGCGCAAAAAGCGGGCGTCATGGTCGCCTTTGAAGCGGCTGTGGGAGGCGGTATTCCCATTATCAAGGCCCTACGCGAAGGCCTTGCCGGTAACCACATTGAATGGTTAGCCGGGATTATCAATGGCACCAGTAACTTTATCCTTACCGAGATGCGGGATAAGGGGTGTGATTTTGCTGAAGCTTTATTGGATGCCCAGCATCGAGGCTACGCTGAGGCCAACCCTACTTTTGATGTGGAAGGGATTGATGCTGCCCACAAGCTCACAATTCTAGCCTCCATTGCCTTCGGTATTCCGTTACAGTTCGAACAGGTCTATACCGAAGGCATTGGCGGGATGACTCGTGAAGATATTGATTATGCCGGGCAACTAGGCTATCGGATTAAACATTTGGGGATTGCCCGGCGAGTAGTGGGGGGTATTGAGCTCAGGGTTCATCCTACCCTCATTCCCTACCGTCGATTGATTGCTAATGTGGATGGAGTGATGAATGCAATCTTGGTGAAAGGGGATGCTGTCGGACCCACCCTTTACTACGGTCCAGGGGCAGGCTCCGATCCCACCGCCTCTGCGGTAGTTGCCGATCTGGTGGATGTGGTGCGGGCTTTGACTTCTGATCCAGAAAATCGAGTACCCCATCTTGCTTTTCAGCCCCATGCCTTGGCGGAAATTCCCATTCTTTCCATGGAAGAGGTAAAAACGGCCTATTATCTGCGGATGCGGGCAGTGGATCGGCCCGGTGTGTTGGCCGAAGTCACCCGGGTCTTCGGGGATCAAAGTATCAGCATCGAGGCCATCCTTCAAAAGGAACCGGCAGCCGGCGAAAACCATGTACCCATTATCATATTGACCCAGCCAGTGCTGGAAAGGAATATGAATGAAGCCATTCGCCGTATCGAGGCTCTAAAGTCCATTGAAGGATCGGTGACCCGGATTCGCCTAGAAACCCTGTGCTAA
- the thrC gene encoding threonine synthase codes for MPFRARYTGLIDKYRDRLPVHDDTRVISLGEGNTPLIRLNNIPRELGREVDIYVKYEGLNPTGSFKDRGMTMAVTRAVEEGSRAIICASTGNTSASAAAYAARAGITAFVLIPEGKIAHGKLAQAMMHGAIVIQIRGNFDRGMQLVKEVASKAPVTIVNSINPYRIQGQKTAAFEIIEELECAPDFHCLPVGNAGNITAHWMGYSEYHAHGIVNTRPRMCGYQASGAAPFLEGKMVDQPETIATAIRIGHPQSWDKAWGAQQESQGWFSACSDEEILAAQKLLAEREGVFCEPASAAALAGSIRDIEAGKIPGGSKIVCTLTGHGLKDPDTAIAQSKAPVVTVEASLESVQAAILENLES; via the coding sequence ATGCCATTTCGAGCTCGTTATACCGGCCTGATTGATAAATATCGCGACCGCTTGCCGGTCCATGACGATACCCGGGTGATTAGCTTAGGAGAGGGGAATACCCCCCTTATCAGATTGAATAATATCCCCCGAGAGTTGGGCCGGGAGGTCGATATTTATGTGAAGTATGAGGGACTCAACCCAACCGGTTCTTTTAAGGACCGGGGAATGACCATGGCCGTCACCAGGGCTGTTGAGGAGGGCAGTCGCGCCATTATCTGCGCCTCTACCGGCAACACTTCGGCCTCGGCAGCCGCCTACGCGGCGCGAGCGGGAATTACCGCATTTGTCCTTATTCCGGAAGGTAAAATTGCCCATGGCAAGCTTGCTCAGGCCATGATGCATGGGGCTATAGTGATCCAAATCAGGGGTAATTTTGATAGGGGGATGCAACTCGTCAAGGAGGTGGCGAGTAAGGCGCCCGTGACCATTGTCAATTCCATTAATCCCTATCGGATCCAGGGACAAAAGACGGCAGCTTTTGAAATTATTGAAGAACTGGAATGTGCCCCGGATTTCCATTGCCTGCCGGTGGGGAATGCGGGCAACATTACCGCCCATTGGATGGGTTACAGTGAATACCATGCCCATGGGATCGTCAATACCCGGCCCCGCATGTGTGGCTATCAGGCCAGCGGGGCGGCCCCCTTTCTAGAAGGTAAAATGGTGGACCAACCGGAAACCATTGCTACCGCCATCCGTATTGGCCATCCCCAAAGCTGGGATAAGGCTTGGGGAGCACAGCAGGAATCCCAGGGTTGGTTTAGTGCTTGCTCTGACGAAGAGATTCTAGCCGCTCAAAAATTGCTTGCCGAAAGAGAAGGCGTGTTTTGCGAGCCCGCTTCGGCGGCTGCTCTAGCCGGATCGATACGGGACATTGAGGCTGGCAAGATACCTGGGGGTAGCAAGATTGTTTGTACCCTGACTGGCCATGGTCTGAAGGATCCGGATACGGCTATTGCCCAGAGTAAAGCGCCTGTGGTGACGGTTGAAGCGAGCCTAGAGTCGGTTCAAGCGGCTATCTTAGAGAATCTGGAAAGTTAG
- a CDS encoding ATP-binding protein: protein MKPAPLTPREDVSPQKPIQLLLIEDEEAHAELVRRALQGQATPIDLMVARTLREAREYLNHTLPDLVITDIRLPDGSGIELLSPGISVSPFPVIVMTSYGDEKMAVEAMKAGALDYIVKSEATLNDMPHVAERTLRQWHEITERKRAEKELRIHAKQLVALSHLSHQVLSGIGIDALMKEAVHLITQTLKTIKCVKILELLPDRKTLLLRAATGGWSSRVGQTTSLTHPNPLITHVLISGKRVFAEDLHTDERFRSSLLTEQYGHSGVALPLSGRDRCLGVLWASSEQPWTMTNNDISFLESTGNTLAVAIERKETEARMRKLQNDLLQASQFSTLGELGTTLAHEVNQPITAIINYVRACQQMIMAGKGQVTQTICELMDKTVAEAERAASIIHHLREFARTGELHRTPEALNTVVYDASRLALGETTESDIKVNFEFSSQPPLVSIDKIQIQQVVFNLVRNAVEALTEAERKFITIKTISTQDHAVEVQIQDTGPGISPPLNDKVFKQRFSTKNEGMGMGLSISRSIIKAHQGDLWISDTPGGGATFHFTLPLSEIQPTHKETNN, encoded by the coding sequence ATGAAGCCTGCTCCCCTCACTCCAAGGGAAGACGTTTCCCCTCAAAAACCTATACAGCTTCTCCTCATCGAAGACGAAGAGGCCCATGCGGAACTCGTGCGACGGGCATTGCAGGGGCAAGCTACGCCTATCGATTTAATGGTAGCACGTACCCTCCGGGAAGCGCGGGAATATCTTAACCACACCCTCCCCGATCTTGTCATTACCGATATCCGCTTACCGGACGGCAGTGGCATTGAACTCCTGTCACCCGGAATCAGCGTTTCCCCCTTTCCGGTCATCGTGATGACCAGTTACGGGGATGAAAAAATGGCGGTTGAGGCCATGAAGGCAGGAGCATTGGACTATATCGTCAAATCCGAGGCCACCCTCAATGACATGCCCCATGTGGCAGAACGCACCCTACGACAGTGGCATGAGATTACCGAGCGCAAACGGGCCGAGAAAGAACTCCGAATCCATGCCAAGCAACTCGTAGCCCTGTCCCATCTCAGCCATCAGGTGCTCTCGGGGATAGGGATTGATGCCCTAATGAAAGAAGCTGTCCATCTCATTACCCAAACCCTCAAAACAATAAAATGCGTCAAGATCCTAGAATTACTTCCCGATCGTAAAACCCTACTGCTACGGGCGGCCACGGGTGGGTGGAGTTCCCGGGTGGGTCAAACCACTTCTCTCACCCACCCAAACCCCCTTATTACCCATGTTTTGATTTCCGGCAAGAGGGTTTTTGCCGAAGATTTACATACCGATGAGCGGTTTCGGAGTTCACTACTCACTGAACAATATGGACACAGCGGAGTTGCCCTGCCCCTCTCTGGTCGAGATAGATGCCTAGGTGTTTTATGGGCCAGCTCAGAGCAGCCCTGGACCATGACCAACAATGATATTAGTTTTCTAGAATCGACGGGAAATACCCTGGCGGTCGCCATTGAGCGCAAGGAGACCGAGGCACGGATGCGTAAGTTACAAAATGATTTACTTCAAGCCAGTCAATTCAGCACCCTGGGTGAACTGGGCACCACCCTCGCCCATGAAGTCAATCAACCCATTACGGCTATCATTAACTATGTCCGGGCCTGCCAGCAAATGATCATGGCTGGTAAGGGCCAAGTCACCCAGACTATTTGCGAATTGATGGATAAAACCGTCGCTGAGGCGGAACGGGCAGCCTCCATTATCCATCACCTTCGGGAGTTTGCTCGAACCGGGGAGTTGCATCGAACCCCGGAAGCCCTTAATACGGTTGTTTACGATGCCAGCCGACTGGCTTTAGGAGAAACAACTGAAAGTGATATCAAGGTAAATTTCGAATTTAGTTCTCAGCCACCTCTGGTCTCCATTGATAAAATCCAAATTCAGCAAGTGGTGTTCAATCTCGTTCGCAACGCGGTGGAAGCGCTCACGGAAGCAGAGCGAAAATTTATCACTATTAAGACCATTTCCACTCAAGACCATGCCGTTGAGGTCCAAATTCAGGACACCGGTCCAGGCATTAGCCCTCCACTCAACGATAAGGTTTTCAAGCAGCGCTTCTCGACCAAAAATGAGGGAATGGGGATGGGGCTTTCCATCAGCCGTTCCATTATCAAAGCCCACCAGGGAGATTTATGGATCTCCGATACACCCGGCGGCGGCGCCACCTTCCATTTTACATTGCCCCTATCCGAGATACAGCCTACACATAAAGAGACTAACAATTAA